One region of Triticum aestivum cultivar Chinese Spring chromosome 6B, IWGSC CS RefSeq v2.1, whole genome shotgun sequence genomic DNA includes:
- the LOC123136583 gene encoding MEIOTIC F-BOX protein MOF: MVEGHEDDRLSKLPDDLLLNIVERLDIADAARTTILSRRWKDVLARLSKVVIRAGSFESKHTTSKKDDIVRSNTTILDATRSILERRAGSLYTIQLLCMQFYLGDESIFIGQTVANSIATQKVASVDFTILTKVRRNCTKDELLTNGRQFMSFFDSCPNTFGCLARLTLENLRLGESAFPKFFSICKQLEFLFLHNCDMGIQSLLEVEHPQLSELVIASGCFKRVHLKWAPKLTILKFSIFRSKDDPFCLGYVPLLQTVSIINTALSWHKMLKLSELLGKTAISNLHLNFRSEKIWVKPEGRRQLLPVFHKLRIVNLLNIPEECDLTWTMFLLQGAPNLKELRIVVRDHLCLMVTGEERKNGAFSEEKDKGLELEPSASDFKHHNLAGLSIYGRFQAEDKLVSYARSIMQAAVNLEDIKLYKSPVCQRCKHMRQEWTLEEKSSLSYKIKEGMPSLVRIHFPSLGEVYF; encoded by the exons ATGGTG GAGGGCCATGAAGATGATAGGctcagcaagttgcctgatgaccTTTTGCTCAACATTGTCGAGCGACTTGATATTGCTGACGCCGCACGAACCACCATCCTCTCCAGACGTTGGAAGGACGTCCTTGCTAGACTCTCAAAAGTCGTAATAAGGGCAGGTTCTTTTGAGTCCAAGCATACAACGAGCAAGAAAGATGATATAGTTCGGTCCAACACCACCATTCTGGATGCAACCCGGAGCATACTGGAAAGGAGGGCTGGAAGTCTATACACCATTCAGCTGTTGTGCATGCAATTCTACTTGGGAGATGAGTCCATTTTCATTGGCCAGACTGTTGCCAACAGCATAGCAACACAAAAGGTTGCTTCAGTTGACTTTACAATCTTGACGAAGGTGCGTAGAAATTGTACCAAGGATGAGCTGCTCACAAATGGGAGGCAGTTCATGTCATTCTTTGATTCATGTCCAAACACATTTGGTTGTCTTGCACGCCTCACGCTAGAGAATTTGAGGTTAGGAGAATCGGCGTTCCCCAAATTTTTTAGTATATGCAAGCAACTGGAGTTCCTCTTCCTCCACAATTGTGACATGGGTATTCAGTCTTTGCTGGAAGTGGAACACCCTCAGCTCAGTGAACTAGTGATTGCCAGCGGCTGCTTTAAGAGGGTTCATCTGAAGTGGGCACCAAAGCTCACAATACTGAAATTTAGTATTTTTAGATCAAAAGATGATCCCTTCTGTCTTGGCTATGTCCCACTGCTCCAGACTGTGAGCATCATTAATACTGCTCTCTCTTGGCACAAGATGCTCAAGTTAAGTGAGTTGCTTGGTAAGACTGCCATAAGCAACCTGCATTTGAACTTCAGAAGCGAAAAG ATTTGGGTCAAACCGGAAGGTCGAAGGCAATTGTTACCTGTGTTCCACAAACTTAGGATTGTGAATTTGCTTAACATTCCTGAAGAATGCGATCTGACTTGGACAATGTTCCTACTCCAAGGTGCACCCAACCTTAAGGAACTACGCATCGTG GTGCGGGATCATTTATGTTTAATGGTAacaggggaggagaggaagaaTGGTGCATTTAGTGAGGAGAAGGACAAGGGACTGGAGTTGGAACCATCTGCATCTGATTTCAAGCACCACAACCTCGCTGGGCTCAGTATCTATGGGAGGTTTCAAGCAGAAGACAAACTCGTGAGCTATGCCAGGAGCATCATGCAAGCAgcagtgaatctggaggacataaagCTATACAAGAGTCCAGTGTGTCAAAGGTGCAAGCACATGCGCCAGGAGTGGACATTGGAGGAGAAGTCATCGCTTAGCTACAAAATAAAAGAGGGGATGCCCTCGCTTGTCCGGATTCACTTCCCGAGTTTAGGGGAAGTctatttttag
- the LOC123136585 gene encoding FGGY carbohydrate kinase domain-containing protein-like isoform X4, with protein MSRGGVFLGVDVGTGSARAGIFDDKGKLLGSASSPIQIWKERDCVEQSSTDIWHAVCAAVKSACSLVNVAPEDVVSLGFTATCSLVAVGADGSPVSVSWNGDSRRDIIVWMDHRALDQTERINSHSSPVLQFYGGSVSPEMQAPKLLWVKENLQKTWSMVYRWMDLGNWLTYRATGDETRSLSHMEQWRESNPRGMDEVFWAEIGLGDLYEGSQAKIGHSVVFPGHPLGSGLTPTSAKELGLLTGTPVGTSLIDAYAGGLGVMESMPDAELKADMFDEEAICHRMVLVCGTSTCHMVVSKNKLFIPGVWGPFLSAMTPEFWLTECGQSATGALLDYIVQNHAAAPLLANQAASQSMSIYELMNKILLSMAHEQNMPFLSALSQDTNVLPDFHGNRSPVADPKSKGVICGLTLDTSEKHLALLYLATIQGIAYGTRHIVEHCNAHGHKIDTLLACGRLAKNSLYIQEHADITGCPIILPRENENVLLGAAILTTGLADLGGVAAKKFAGVRDAMKALNAAGKVVRPSSDPRVKKYHDAKYKIFRSLYEQQLSHRSTMAQALH; from the exons ATGTCCCGCGGTGGCGTCTTCCTCGGCGTCGACGTCGGCACCGGCAGCGCTCGTGCAG GAATCTTCGATGACAAGGGTAAGTTGCTGGGGTCAGCAAGCAGCCCTATACAGATATGGAAAGAGAGAGATTGTGTAGAG CAATCGTCAACGGATATCTGGCACGCAGTGTGTGCTGCTGTAAAATCTGCGTGCTCGTTGGTAAATGTTGCTCCCGAGGATGTTGTCAGCCTTGGCTTCACCGCTACTTGCTCCCTTG TTGCTGTGGGTGCTGATGGTTCCCCTGTCTCGGTTTCTTGGAATGGTGATTCAAGAAGGGACATCATCGTGTGGATGGACCATAGGGCTCTCGACCAGACTGAACGAATTAATTCTCACAGTTCACCGGTATTGCAATTTTATGGTGGGAGTGTCTCCCCTGAAATGCAAGCTCCAAAG CTTTTATGGGTAAAGGAAAATCTGCAAAAAACTTGGTCTATGGTATATAGGTGGATGGACCTCGGCAACTGGTTAACATATAG GGCAACTGGTGATGAAACCCGCAGCTTATCACACATGGAACAGTGGAGGGAATCAAATCCACGTGGTATGGATGAAGTCTTTTGGGCAGAAATAGGTTTGGGAGACCTTTATGAAGGGAGCCAGGCAAAAATAG GACACTCCGTTGTGTTTCCTGGTCATCCTCTAGGTTCTGGTTTGACACCTACTTCTGCAAAG GAGTTAGGCTTGCTTACTGGGACTCCTGTTGGAACTTCGCTTATTGATGCTTATGCCGGGGGTCTTGGAGTCATGGAAAGTATGCCAGATGCAGAATTGAAAGCTGACA TGTTTGATGAAGAAGCAATATGCCATCGCATGGTCTTGGTTTGCGGAACATCTACATGCCACATGGTTGTTTCAAAGAATAAGCTATTTATCCCTGGTGTCTGGGGACCGTTTTTGTCTG CGATGACACCTGAGTTTTGGCTCACGGAATGTGGCCAAAGTGCAACTGGTGCTTTACTTGATTACATTGTTCAAAACCATGCTGCGGCTCCCCTTCTGGCTAATCAAGCTGCTTCTCAAA GTATGTCCATTTATGAGTTGATGAACAAGATATTGCTTTCGATGGCACATGAACAGAATATGCCTTTTCTTTCTGCCTTGAGTCAGGACACCAATGTCCTTCCAGATTTTCATGGAAATCG GTCCCCTGTGGCTGATCCAAAATCTAAAGGGGTGATTTGTGGCTTGACACTTGATACAAGTGAAAAACATTTGGCGCTTCTGTACCTAGCAACAATTCAAGGCATTGCTTATGGTACTCGTCATATTGTGGAGCATTGTAATGCTCACGGGCACAAG ATCGACACCCTTCTTGCGTGTGGCAGACTTGCAAAGAACTCCTTGTATATCCAAGAACATGCAGATATCACGG GTTGTCCAATAATACTGCCTAGAGAAAACGAGAATGTGCTTCTGGGTGCTGCTATtctcactaccggactcgcg gatctgggtggtgttgctgcaAAGAAGTTTGCTGGTGTTCGTGACGCAATGAAAGCACTGAATGCAGCGGGGAAG GTTGTGCGCCCGTCTTCGGATCCTAGGGTGAAGAAATACCATGACGCCAAGTATAAGATATTTAGGTCCCTGTATGAGCAACAGCTCTCCCATCGCTCAACCATGGCGCAGGCATTGCACTAG
- the LOC123136585 gene encoding FGGY carbohydrate kinase domain-containing protein-like isoform X3, with translation MTRQSSTDIWHAVCAAVKSACSLVNVAPEDVVSLGFTATCSLVAVGADGSPVSVSWNGDSRRDIIVWMDHRALDQTERINSHSSPVLQFYGGSVSPEMQAPKLLWVKENLQKTWSMVYRWMDLGNWLTYRATGDETRSLSHMEQWRESNPRGMDEVFWAEIGLGDLYEGSQAKIGHSVVFPGHPLGSGLTPTSAKELGLLTGTPVGTSLIDAYAGGLGVMESMPDAELKADMFDEEAICHRMVLVCGTSTCHMVVSKNKLFIPGVWGPFLSAMTPEFWLTECGQSATGALLDYIVQNHAAAPLLANQAASQSMSIYELMNKILLSMAHEQNMPFLSALSQDTNVLPDFHGNRSPVADPKSKGVICGLTLDTSEKHLALLYLATIQGIAYGTRHIVEHCNAHGHKIDTLLACGRLAKNSLYIQEHADITGCPIILPRENENVLLGAAILTTGLAVYAYGQGPSA, from the exons ATGACAAGG CAATCGTCAACGGATATCTGGCACGCAGTGTGTGCTGCTGTAAAATCTGCGTGCTCGTTGGTAAATGTTGCTCCCGAGGATGTTGTCAGCCTTGGCTTCACCGCTACTTGCTCCCTTG TTGCTGTGGGTGCTGATGGTTCCCCTGTCTCGGTTTCTTGGAATGGTGATTCAAGAAGGGACATCATCGTGTGGATGGACCATAGGGCTCTCGACCAGACTGAACGAATTAATTCTCACAGTTCACCGGTATTGCAATTTTATGGTGGGAGTGTCTCCCCTGAAATGCAAGCTCCAAAG CTTTTATGGGTAAAGGAAAATCTGCAAAAAACTTGGTCTATGGTATATAGGTGGATGGACCTCGGCAACTGGTTAACATATAG GGCAACTGGTGATGAAACCCGCAGCTTATCACACATGGAACAGTGGAGGGAATCAAATCCACGTGGTATGGATGAAGTCTTTTGGGCAGAAATAGGTTTGGGAGACCTTTATGAAGGGAGCCAGGCAAAAATAG GACACTCCGTTGTGTTTCCTGGTCATCCTCTAGGTTCTGGTTTGACACCTACTTCTGCAAAG GAGTTAGGCTTGCTTACTGGGACTCCTGTTGGAACTTCGCTTATTGATGCTTATGCCGGGGGTCTTGGAGTCATGGAAAGTATGCCAGATGCAGAATTGAAAGCTGACA TGTTTGATGAAGAAGCAATATGCCATCGCATGGTCTTGGTTTGCGGAACATCTACATGCCACATGGTTGTTTCAAAGAATAAGCTATTTATCCCTGGTGTCTGGGGACCGTTTTTGTCTG CGATGACACCTGAGTTTTGGCTCACGGAATGTGGCCAAAGTGCAACTGGTGCTTTACTTGATTACATTGTTCAAAACCATGCTGCGGCTCCCCTTCTGGCTAATCAAGCTGCTTCTCAAA GTATGTCCATTTATGAGTTGATGAACAAGATATTGCTTTCGATGGCACATGAACAGAATATGCCTTTTCTTTCTGCCTTGAGTCAGGACACCAATGTCCTTCCAGATTTTCATGGAAATCG GTCCCCTGTGGCTGATCCAAAATCTAAAGGGGTGATTTGTGGCTTGACACTTGATACAAGTGAAAAACATTTGGCGCTTCTGTACCTAGCAACAATTCAAGGCATTGCTTATGGTACTCGTCATATTGTGGAGCATTGTAATGCTCACGGGCACAAG ATCGACACCCTTCTTGCGTGTGGCAGACTTGCAAAGAACTCCTTGTATATCCAAGAACATGCAGATATCACGG GTTGTCCAATAATACTGCCTAGAGAAAACGAGAATGTGCTTCTGGGTGCTGCTATtctcactaccggactcgcggtctatgcctacggccaagggccgtcggcatag
- the LOC123136584 gene encoding calmodulin-binding protein 60 B, translating to MNEKRGLEAAAAGDSRPEAKRSRPPALASVIVEALKVDSLQRLCSSLEPILRRVVSEEVERALGKLGPAVITGRSSPKRIEGPGGRNLQLQFRTRLSLPLFTGGKVEGEQGAAIHVVLLDTGNGCVVSSGLESSAKLDIVVLEGDFNNEDEEGWTEEEFDSHIVKEREGKRPIITGDIQVTLKEGVGTIGEFTFTDNSSWIRSRKFRLGLKIASGFCEGVRIREAKTEAFMVKDHRGELYKKHYPPALKDEVWRLEKIGKDGSFHKRLNKSGILTVEDFLRLVVRDPQKLRTILGSGMSNKMWDSLVEHAKTCVLSGKYYIYYSDENRTAGAIFNDLYAFCGLISGEQFYSSESLDDGQKHFADGLVKKAYDNWMYVIEYDGKALLNPKPKKKAALTNQAEARAPAAYVQRISSTSMPGPSTTGTNGSIGYDGNQTATQFVQLQSSSANVPVPYDDAFSFLPHTMLMGSNQGTAGDGMGLELGQLHHAISQGHPIQPANFGYDNWHHNRDGQYADDFTEDIRLKSHELLEGDDMQQLLRVFNMGGASTGLPDETFSFPLQSPLPNPDLEGEPSRPSGKAVVGWLKIKAAMRWGIFVRKKAAERRAQIVELED from the exons ATGAACGAGAAGCGCGGGctggaagccgccgccgccggcgacagcCGCCCTGAGGCTAAGCGGTCGCGGCCCCCGGCTCTTGCCAG TGTTATTGTTGAAGCACTAAAGGTGGATAGTCTGCAGAGGCTTTGCTCATCATTGGAACCAATTCTCCGTAGAGTG GTTAGTGAAGAAGTGGAGCGCGCCTTGGGAAAACTTGGTCCTGCTGTAATCACTGGGAG GTCTTCTCCAAAGCGAATTGAAGGTCCTGGTGGAAGAAATCTGCAACTCCAATTCAGGACAAGATTGTCCCTTCCCCTTTTTACCGGAGGAAAAGTTGAAGGGGAGCAGGGGGCTGCAATTCATGTTGTCTTGCTTGATACCGGCAATGGCTGTGTTGTATCATCTGGGCTGGAGTCATCTGCCAAGCTTGATATTGTTGTTCTAGAAGGTGATTTCAACAATGAAGACGAGGAAGGCTGGACAGAGGAGGAATTTGACAGTCATATAGTGAAGGAGCGTGAGGGAAAACGACCTATTATAACTGGCGATATACAAGTCACACTGAAAGAAGGTGTTGGCACAATCGGGGAGTTCACGTTCACAGATAACTCTAGCTGGATAAGGAGTAGGAAATTCAGACTTGGTTTGAAAATTGCCTCAGGGTTTTGTGAGGGTGTTCGCATCCGTGAGGCAAAAACTGAAGCTTTCATGGTTAAGGACCATAGAGGAGAAT TGTACAAGAAGCATTATCCACCTGCATTGAAGGATGAGGTCTGGAGGTTAGAGAAAATAGGAAAAGATGGGTCGTTCCATAAGAGGCTGAATAAATCTGGAATTTTAACTGTTGAAGATTTTCTTAGGCTTGTGGTTCGGGATCCACAGAAGCTGCGTACT ATCCTCGGAAGTGGCATGTCCAACAAGATGTGGGATTCCCTCGTTGAACATGCAAAAACCTGTGTCTTGAGTGGAAAATATTACATATACTATTCTGATGAGAACAGAACTGCTGGTGCTATCTTCAACGACCTCTATGCATTCTGTGGGCTGATTTCTGGCGAGCAATTCTATTCGTCTGAGAGTCTTGATGATGGCCAAAAG CATTTTGCTGATGGGCTGGTGAAGAAAGCATATGATAATTGGATGTATGTTATTGAATATGATGGCAAAGCTCTCTTGAACCCTAAACCGAAGAAAAAGGCTGCATTAACTAATCAAGCTGAGGCTCGTGCTCCTGCTGCATATGTACAGCGCATTTCTTCAACGAGTATGCCAGGACCATCTACAACAG GCACAAATGGTTCTATAGGGTATGATGGCAACCAGACAGCAACACAGTTTGTTCAGCTTCAGAGTTCATCTGCTAATGTGCCTGTGCCATATGATGACGCCTTTTCATTTTTGCCGCATACCATGTTGATGGGGTCTAATCAGGGAACAGCAGGTGATGGCATGGGTCTGGAACTCGGCCAGTTGCATCACGCAATTTCTCAAGGCCATCCAATTCAGCCAGCAAATTTCGGCTACGATAATTGGCATCACAACCGTGATGGTCAGTATGCTGATGATTTCACTGAAGACATTCGCCTGAAAAGCCACGAACTGCTCGAGGGTGACGACATGCAGCAGCTGCTCAGGGTCTTCAATATGGGCGGAGCTTCTACTGGTTTGCCAGACGAAACGTTTTCCTTCCCTTTGCAATCTCCATTGCCAAACCCAGACTTGGAAGGTGAGCCCAGCCGTCCATCGGGCAAAGCCGTTGTCGGGTGGCTCAAGATAAAGGCTGCTATGAGATGGGGAATATTTGTCAGGAAGAAAGCTGCCGAAAGAAGGGCGCAGATTGTTGAGCTGGAGGATTAA
- the LOC123136586 gene encoding CASP-like protein 2C4 — protein MGAVARLQAAVTSDRAESLLRGACTAASAASALLLGLSAQTKTVLFVRKKAVPKDVEALWVLIVAAAVAAGYHAARLLKRLYSGGRFAGGEDGGSCARAVAWVCFLLDKGCAYVVFASAVAALQACFVALMGVEPLQWSRLCNIYTRFCVQGAFGMVCGLAAAVGMAVLSVFSARDLFRLYSPAGRRQARLRSESSQTGLMMSRNEMARESAGDD, from the exons ATGGGGGCGGTGGCGAGGCTGCAGGCGGCGGTGACGTCGGACAGGGCGGAGAGCCTCCTCCGGGGCGCGTGCACGGCGGCGTCTGCGGCGTCCGCGCTGCTCCTGGGCCTGAGCGCGCAGACCAAGACGGTGCTCTTCGTCCGGAAGAAGGCCGTACCCAAGGACGTCGAGGCCCTCTG GGTGCTGATCGTGGCGGCGGCCGTGGCCGCAGGGTACCACGCCGCGCGGCTCCTCAAGCGGCTATACTCCGGCGGCCGCTTCgccggcggcgaggacggcgggagCTGCGCCAGGGCGGTCGCGTGGGTATGTTTCCTCCTCGACAAG GGGTGTGCGTACGTGGTGTTCGCGAGCGCCGTTGCGGCGCTGCAGGCATGCTTCGTGGCGCTGATGGGCGTGGAGCCCCTGCAGTGGAGCAGGCTCTGCAACATCTACACCCGCTTCTGTGTGCAGGGCGCCTTCGGCATGGTTTGTGGCCTCGCGGCCGCCGTCGGCATGGCCGTCCTCTCCGTCTTCTCCGCGCGCGACCTCTTCCGGCTCTACTCGCCGGCTGGGCGCAGGCAGGCGCGGCTGAGATCGGAATCAAGTCAGACAGGCCTCATGATGAGTAGAAATGAGATGGCCAGAGAAAGCGCGGGAGATGATTAG
- the LOC123136585 gene encoding FGGY carbohydrate kinase domain-containing protein-like isoform X1, with the protein MERERLCRAIVNGYLARSVCCCKICVLVGKCCSRGCCQPWLHRYLLPWFALISTLAACLLWFEWRILCLRRDIIVWMDHRALDQTERINSHSSPVLQFYGGSVSPEMQAPKLLWVKENLQKTWSMVYRWMDLGNWLTYRATGDETRSLSHMEQWRESNPRGMDEVFWAEIGLGDLYEGSQAKIGHSVVFPGHPLGSGLTPTSAKELGLLTGTPVGTSLIDAYAGGLGVMESMPDAELKADMFDEEAICHRMVLVCGTSTCHMVVSKNKLFIPGVWGPFLSAMTPEFWLTECGQSATGALLDYIVQNHAAAPLLANQAASQSMSIYELMNKILLSMAHEQNMPFLSALSQDTNVLPDFHGNRSPVADPKSKGVICGLTLDTSEKHLALLYLATIQGIAYGTRHIVEHCNAHGHKIDTLLACGRLAKNSLYIQEHADITGCPIILPRENENVLLGAAILTTGLAVYAYGQGPSA; encoded by the exons ATGGAAAGAGAGAGATTGTGTAGAG CAATCGTCAACGGATATCTGGCACGCAGTGTGTGCTGCTGTAAAATCTGCGTGCTCGTTGGTAAATGTTGCTCCCGAGGATGTTGTCAGCCTTGGCTTCACCGCTACTTGCTCCCTTGGTTTGCCCTGATCTCCACATTAGCCGCGTGCCTTCTGTGGTTTGAATGGAGAATTTTGTGTTTGAG AAGGGACATCATCGTGTGGATGGACCATAGGGCTCTCGACCAGACTGAACGAATTAATTCTCACAGTTCACCGGTATTGCAATTTTATGGTGGGAGTGTCTCCCCTGAAATGCAAGCTCCAAAG CTTTTATGGGTAAAGGAAAATCTGCAAAAAACTTGGTCTATGGTATATAGGTGGATGGACCTCGGCAACTGGTTAACATATAG GGCAACTGGTGATGAAACCCGCAGCTTATCACACATGGAACAGTGGAGGGAATCAAATCCACGTGGTATGGATGAAGTCTTTTGGGCAGAAATAGGTTTGGGAGACCTTTATGAAGGGAGCCAGGCAAAAATAG GACACTCCGTTGTGTTTCCTGGTCATCCTCTAGGTTCTGGTTTGACACCTACTTCTGCAAAG GAGTTAGGCTTGCTTACTGGGACTCCTGTTGGAACTTCGCTTATTGATGCTTATGCCGGGGGTCTTGGAGTCATGGAAAGTATGCCAGATGCAGAATTGAAAGCTGACA TGTTTGATGAAGAAGCAATATGCCATCGCATGGTCTTGGTTTGCGGAACATCTACATGCCACATGGTTGTTTCAAAGAATAAGCTATTTATCCCTGGTGTCTGGGGACCGTTTTTGTCTG CGATGACACCTGAGTTTTGGCTCACGGAATGTGGCCAAAGTGCAACTGGTGCTTTACTTGATTACATTGTTCAAAACCATGCTGCGGCTCCCCTTCTGGCTAATCAAGCTGCTTCTCAAA GTATGTCCATTTATGAGTTGATGAACAAGATATTGCTTTCGATGGCACATGAACAGAATATGCCTTTTCTTTCTGCCTTGAGTCAGGACACCAATGTCCTTCCAGATTTTCATGGAAATCG GTCCCCTGTGGCTGATCCAAAATCTAAAGGGGTGATTTGTGGCTTGACACTTGATACAAGTGAAAAACATTTGGCGCTTCTGTACCTAGCAACAATTCAAGGCATTGCTTATGGTACTCGTCATATTGTGGAGCATTGTAATGCTCACGGGCACAAG ATCGACACCCTTCTTGCGTGTGGCAGACTTGCAAAGAACTCCTTGTATATCCAAGAACATGCAGATATCACGG GTTGTCCAATAATACTGCCTAGAGAAAACGAGAATGTGCTTCTGGGTGCTGCTATtctcactaccggactcgcggtctatgcctacggccaagggccgtcggcatag
- the LOC123136585 gene encoding FGGY carbohydrate kinase domain-containing protein-like isoform X2 → MSRGGVFLGVDVGTGSARAGIFDDKGKLLGSASSPIQIWKERDCVEQSSTDIWHAVCAAVKSACSLVNVAPEDVVSLGFTATCSLVAVGADGSPVSVSWNGDSRRDIIVWMDHRALDQTERINSHSSPVLQFYGGSVSPEMQAPKLLWVKENLQKTWSMVYRWMDLGNWLTYRATGDETRSLSHMEQWRESNPRGMDEVFWAEIGLGDLYEGSQAKIGHSVVFPGHPLGSGLTPTSAKELGLLTGTPVGTSLIDAYAGGLGVMESMPDAELKADMFDEEAICHRMVLVCGTSTCHMVVSKNKLFIPGVWGPFLSAMTPEFWLTECGQSATGALLDYIVQNHAAAPLLANQAASQSMSIYELMNKILLSMAHEQNMPFLSALSQDTNVLPDFHGNRSPVADPKSKGVICGLTLDTSEKHLALLYLATIQGIAYGTRHIVEHCNAHGHKTCKELLVYPRTCRYHGLSNNTA, encoded by the exons ATGTCCCGCGGTGGCGTCTTCCTCGGCGTCGACGTCGGCACCGGCAGCGCTCGTGCAG GAATCTTCGATGACAAGGGTAAGTTGCTGGGGTCAGCAAGCAGCCCTATACAGATATGGAAAGAGAGAGATTGTGTAGAG CAATCGTCAACGGATATCTGGCACGCAGTGTGTGCTGCTGTAAAATCTGCGTGCTCGTTGGTAAATGTTGCTCCCGAGGATGTTGTCAGCCTTGGCTTCACCGCTACTTGCTCCCTTG TTGCTGTGGGTGCTGATGGTTCCCCTGTCTCGGTTTCTTGGAATGGTGATTCAAGAAGGGACATCATCGTGTGGATGGACCATAGGGCTCTCGACCAGACTGAACGAATTAATTCTCACAGTTCACCGGTATTGCAATTTTATGGTGGGAGTGTCTCCCCTGAAATGCAAGCTCCAAAG CTTTTATGGGTAAAGGAAAATCTGCAAAAAACTTGGTCTATGGTATATAGGTGGATGGACCTCGGCAACTGGTTAACATATAG GGCAACTGGTGATGAAACCCGCAGCTTATCACACATGGAACAGTGGAGGGAATCAAATCCACGTGGTATGGATGAAGTCTTTTGGGCAGAAATAGGTTTGGGAGACCTTTATGAAGGGAGCCAGGCAAAAATAG GACACTCCGTTGTGTTTCCTGGTCATCCTCTAGGTTCTGGTTTGACACCTACTTCTGCAAAG GAGTTAGGCTTGCTTACTGGGACTCCTGTTGGAACTTCGCTTATTGATGCTTATGCCGGGGGTCTTGGAGTCATGGAAAGTATGCCAGATGCAGAATTGAAAGCTGACA TGTTTGATGAAGAAGCAATATGCCATCGCATGGTCTTGGTTTGCGGAACATCTACATGCCACATGGTTGTTTCAAAGAATAAGCTATTTATCCCTGGTGTCTGGGGACCGTTTTTGTCTG CGATGACACCTGAGTTTTGGCTCACGGAATGTGGCCAAAGTGCAACTGGTGCTTTACTTGATTACATTGTTCAAAACCATGCTGCGGCTCCCCTTCTGGCTAATCAAGCTGCTTCTCAAA GTATGTCCATTTATGAGTTGATGAACAAGATATTGCTTTCGATGGCACATGAACAGAATATGCCTTTTCTTTCTGCCTTGAGTCAGGACACCAATGTCCTTCCAGATTTTCATGGAAATCG GTCCCCTGTGGCTGATCCAAAATCTAAAGGGGTGATTTGTGGCTTGACACTTGATACAAGTGAAAAACATTTGGCGCTTCTGTACCTAGCAACAATTCAAGGCATTGCTTATGGTACTCGTCATATTGTGGAGCATTGTAATGCTCACGGGCACAAG ACTTGCAAAGAACTCCTTGTATATCCAAGAACATGCAGATATCACGG GTTGTCCAATAATACTGCCTAG